From the Lepus europaeus isolate LE1 chromosome 12, mLepTim1.pri, whole genome shotgun sequence genome, one window contains:
- the FAM219A gene encoding protein FAM219A isoform X6 — translation MMEEIDRFQDPAAASISDGDCDAREEKQRELARKGSLKNGSMGSPVNQQPKKNNVMARTRLVVPNKGYSSLDQSPDEKPLVALDTDSDDDFDMSRYSSSGYSSAEQINQDLNIQLLKDGYRLDEIPDDEDLDLIPPKSVNPTCMCCQATSSTACHIQ, via the exons GACCCAGCCGCCGCCTCTATCTCAGACGGAGACTGTGACGCCCGGGAGG AGAAGCAGCGGGAGCTGGCCCGGAAGGGCTCCCTGAAGAACGGCAGCATGGGCAGCCCTGTCAACCAGCAACCCAAGAAAAACAATGTCATGGCCCGGACAAG GCTGGTCGTCCCCAATAAAGGCTACTCCTCGCTTGACCAGAGCCCAGATGAGAAGCCACTGGTTGCCCTTGACACAGACAG CGATGATGACTTTGACATGTCCAGATACTCCTCCTCTGGCTACTCCTCTGCTGAG CAGATCAACCAAGACTTGAACATCCAGCTGCTGAAAGACGGCTACCGGTTAGACGAGATCCCTGACGACGAGGACCTAGACCTCATCCCCCCCAAGTCCGTGAACCCCACCTGCATGTGCTGCCAGGCCACGTCCTCCACCGCCTGCCACATTCAGTAG
- the FAM219A gene encoding protein FAM219A isoform X3, which produces MMEEIDRFQDPAAASISDGDCDAREGESVAMNYKPSPLQVKLEKQRELARKGSLKNGSMGSPVNQQPKKNNVMARTRLVVPNKGYSSLDQSPDEKPLVALDTDSDDDFDMSRYSSSGYSSAEQINQDLNIQLLKDGYRLDEIPDDEDLDLIPPKSVNPTCMCCQATSSTACHIQ; this is translated from the exons GACCCAGCCGCCGCCTCTATCTCAGACGGAGACTGTGACGCCCGGGAGGGTGAGTCAGTAGCCATGAATTACAAACCATCCCCGCTCCAAGTGAAGCTGG AGAAGCAGCGGGAGCTGGCCCGGAAGGGCTCCCTGAAGAACGGCAGCATGGGCAGCCCTGTCAACCAGCAACCCAAGAAAAACAATGTCATGGCCCGGACAAG GCTGGTCGTCCCCAATAAAGGCTACTCCTCGCTTGACCAGAGCCCAGATGAGAAGCCACTGGTTGCCCTTGACACAGACAG CGATGATGACTTTGACATGTCCAGATACTCCTCCTCTGGCTACTCCTCTGCTGAG CAGATCAACCAAGACTTGAACATCCAGCTGCTGAAAGACGGCTACCGGTTAGACGAGATCCCTGACGACGAGGACCTAGACCTCATCCCCCCCAAGTCCGTGAACCCCACCTGCATGTGCTGCCAGGCCACGTCCTCCACCGCCTGCCACATTCAGTAG